A window from Candidatus Methylomirabilota bacterium encodes these proteins:
- a CDS encoding glycosyltransferase family 9 protein: MAVPALRSLRSGLPGARVGLAGPWASLLAGQGLADLLVTYPRPWGGRLRTADAVRDFAPHTAVLLPNSLEAALAAWYWRARRRIGFAAGGRSWLLTDAVALPSPRQHQVDEYLLLIERLGIAPVARQPRLSPPGEETEARGMVRALLREVGAATTNGGPRPRVGVHVGAAFGPSKLWPAERIAEFCRVVRADGGIPVLLGTREDLPLAAAIMAAAPAASLVGRDNPALLPAVLAEIDALVCGDTGVGHLAAALGTPVVTLFGPTDPRLTAPQGRVEILSHPTPCSPCFYRACPIEHPCLASITAVEAAARLRRLLG, from the coding sequence ATGGCAGTGCCGGCGCTTCGCTCCCTGCGCAGCGGGCTGCCGGGCGCCCGCGTCGGGCTCGCCGGCCCCTGGGCGTCGCTCCTGGCCGGGCAAGGTCTGGCCGACCTGCTGGTCACGTATCCCCGCCCGTGGGGCGGCCGCCTGCGGACGGCGGACGCCGTGCGCGACTTCGCCCCCCACACGGCGGTGCTCCTGCCAAACTCCCTGGAGGCCGCGCTGGCAGCGTGGTACTGGCGGGCGCGGCGCCGGATCGGGTTCGCCGCCGGAGGCCGGTCGTGGCTGCTCACGGATGCGGTGGCGCTGCCGTCGCCGCGGCAGCACCAGGTGGACGAATATCTGTTGCTGATTGAGCGCCTCGGGATCGCTCCGGTGGCCCGGCAGCCCCGCCTCAGCCCTCCGGGCGAAGAGACCGAGGCGCGCGGGATGGTCCGCGCGCTGCTCCGCGAGGTCGGCGCGGCGACGACGAACGGGGGACCGCGGCCGCGGGTCGGCGTCCACGTCGGCGCGGCGTTCGGACCGTCGAAGCTCTGGCCCGCCGAGCGGATCGCGGAATTCTGCCGCGTCGTGCGCGCCGATGGCGGCATCCCGGTGCTGCTCGGCACGCGCGAGGACCTGCCGCTGGCAGCGGCCATCATGGCGGCCGCTCCGGCGGCGAGCCTCGTCGGCCGCGACAATCCCGCCTTGCTGCCGGCCGTCCTCGCCGAGATCGACGCCCTCGTCTGCGGCGACACGGGCGTGGGCCATCTGGCGGCGGCGCTCGGCACGCCGGTGGTGACGCTCTTCGGACCGACCGACCCGCGCCTCACGGCGCCCCAGGGCCGCGTCGAGATCCTGAGCCATCCCACGCCGTGCTCCCCGTGCTTCTATCGCGCCTGCCCCATCGAGCATCCGTGTCTGGCCTCCATCACCGCTGTCGAGGCCGCCGCGCGGCTGCGGCGGCTCCTGGGCTGA
- the lpxK gene encoding tetraacyldisaccharide 4'-kinase — protein sequence MKRADAGGRFTRGWERGFGPGPTLLLGALAGGYRGFLGAREWLYARGVLSSRALPCAVVSVGNLTVGGTGKTPAVERAVQTLADLGHRPAVVSRGYRRQSSGVQIVADTSSIRLDPEDAGDEPFLLARRLPGVPVVVGGNRHDAARLAIQRFAVTAVVLDDGFQHRTLRKDLEIVMARARSPWGNGLLLPGGPLREPLSALAKADLIVATGARGASDLAEIEATTAQHAPGVPVLAAHYAAVECWEADRMRMRALSELAGTRLLAFAGIASPEAFELTLRGLEIGVVEMATFPDHHWYSPEDLRALEARSVALRAEGLVTTEKDWVRLRRLPLPKRPLYVISVRLELSTGHGEWQKAFERLCPR from the coding sequence GTGAAGCGAGCGGACGCCGGCGGCCGGTTCACGCGCGGCTGGGAGCGCGGCTTCGGTCCGGGCCCCACGCTCCTGCTGGGCGCGCTCGCCGGCGGGTATCGCGGGTTTCTCGGCGCGCGCGAGTGGCTGTATGCGCGCGGCGTCCTGAGCTCACGCGCGCTGCCCTGCGCCGTCGTCTCGGTAGGCAATCTGACGGTCGGAGGGACCGGCAAGACGCCCGCCGTGGAGCGGGCGGTCCAGACGCTGGCCGACCTCGGCCATCGGCCCGCGGTCGTGAGCCGCGGCTACCGGCGGCAGAGCAGCGGGGTGCAGATCGTCGCCGATACCAGCTCGATCAGGCTCGACCCCGAGGACGCGGGCGACGAGCCGTTCCTGCTGGCGCGCCGGTTGCCCGGAGTGCCAGTGGTGGTGGGCGGGAATCGTCACGATGCCGCGCGCCTGGCCATCCAGCGCTTCGCGGTGACGGCGGTCGTTCTCGACGACGGCTTCCAGCATCGGACCCTGAGGAAGGACCTGGAGATCGTCATGGCCCGCGCGCGGAGCCCCTGGGGCAACGGCCTGCTGCTCCCCGGCGGACCGCTGCGCGAGCCGCTGTCGGCGCTGGCCAAGGCGGACCTCATCGTGGCCACCGGCGCCCGCGGCGCCAGCGATCTGGCCGAGATCGAGGCCACGACGGCGCAGCACGCCCCCGGCGTGCCCGTGCTCGCGGCCCACTACGCCGCGGTCGAGTGCTGGGAGGCCGACCGAATGCGGATGCGCGCGTTGTCCGAGCTCGCCGGCACCCGCCTGCTCGCCTTCGCCGGCATTGCCTCGCCCGAGGCCTTCGAGCTGACGCTCAGGGGCCTGGAGATCGGCGTCGTCGAGATGGCCACGTTCCCCGATCACCACTGGTACTCACCGGAGGATCTCCGGGCCCTGGAGGCCCGGAGCGTGGCTCTGCGCGCCGAGGGGCTCGTGACCACCGAGAAAGACTGGGTGCGGCTCCGGCGATTGCCGTTGCCGAAGCGGCCCCTCTACGTGATCAGCGTCCGGCTGGAGCTCTCCACCGGTCACGGCGAGTGGCAGAAGGCGTTCGAGCGCTTATGCCCGAGATAG